The Pyrus communis chromosome 2, drPyrComm1.1, whole genome shotgun sequence genome includes a window with the following:
- the LOC137725629 gene encoding small ribosomal subunit protein uS9-like, with product MATPAIESVQCFGRKKTAVAVTYCKRGRGLIKINGCPIELVEPEILRFKAYEPILLLGRQRFAGVDMRIRVKGGGHTSQIYAIRQSIAKALVAFYQKYVDEQSKKEIKDILVRYDRTLLVADPRRCEPKKFGGRGARARFQKSYR from the coding sequence ATGGCGACTCCCGCAATCGAGTCAGTGCAGTGCTTCGGTCGTAAGAAGACCGCTGTCGCCGTCACGTACTGCAAGCGTGGCCGCGGCCTCATCAAGATCAATGGCTGCCCAATCGAGCTCGTCGAGCCCGAGATCCTCCGCTTCAAGGCCTACGAGCCCATTCTCCTCCTCGGCCGACAGCGCTTCGCCGGAGTCGACATGCGCATCCGCGTCAAGGGCGGTGGTCACACCTCACAGATCTACGCCATCCGCCAGAGCATCGCCAAGGCTCTCGTGGCTTTTTACCAGAAGTATGTCGATGAGCAGAGCAAGAAGGAGATTAAGGACATTCTTGTCCGGTATGACAGAACCCTCCTTGTTGCCGACCCGAGGCGCTGCGAGCCTAAGAAGTTCGGTGGTCGCGGTGCTCGTGCTAGGTTCCAGAAGTCTTACCGTTGA